The following coding sequences lie in one Cronobacter universalis NCTC 9529 genomic window:
- the rutA gene encoding pyrimidine utilization protein A, whose translation MKIGVFVPIGNNGWLISTHAPQYMPTFELNKAIVQKAEQQQFDFALSMIKLRGFGGKTEFWDHNLESFTLMAGLAAVTSRIQIYATAATLTLPPAIVARMASTIDSISGGRFGVNLVTGWQKPEYEQMGLWPGDDYFSRRYDYLTEYVHVLRDLWDTGQSDFKGDYFTMNDCRVSPRPQQPMKVICAGQSDAGMAFSAQHADYNFCFGKGVNTPAAFAPTAARMKAAAEKAGRDVGSYVLFMVIADETDEAARAKWEHYKAGADEEALSWLTEQSQKDTRSGADTNVRQMADPTSAVNINMGTLVGSYASVARMLDEVAAVPGTEGVLLTFDDFLTGIDAFGEHIQPLMRCRDHLRVTQEVA comes from the coding sequence ATGAAAATTGGTGTCTTTGTGCCTATCGGAAATAATGGCTGGCTGATCTCCACCCATGCCCCGCAATACATGCCGACGTTCGAGCTGAATAAAGCCATCGTGCAGAAAGCCGAGCAGCAGCAGTTTGATTTTGCGCTCTCGATGATCAAACTGCGCGGCTTCGGCGGGAAGACCGAATTCTGGGATCACAATCTGGAGTCGTTCACCTTAATGGCGGGCCTCGCCGCCGTGACCTCGCGTATACAGATTTACGCTACCGCCGCCACGCTCACCCTGCCGCCCGCGATTGTGGCGCGCATGGCGTCAACCATCGACTCCATCTCCGGCGGACGGTTTGGCGTGAATCTCGTGACCGGCTGGCAGAAGCCAGAGTATGAACAGATGGGCCTGTGGCCGGGCGATGACTACTTCTCGCGCCGCTACGACTACCTCACCGAATATGTCCATGTGCTGCGCGACCTCTGGGACACCGGCCAGAGCGATTTCAAAGGCGACTACTTTACGATGAACGACTGCCGTGTCAGCCCGCGCCCGCAGCAGCCGATGAAAGTGATCTGCGCCGGCCAGAGCGACGCGGGCATGGCGTTTTCCGCACAGCATGCCGACTACAACTTCTGCTTCGGTAAAGGCGTGAACACGCCCGCCGCGTTCGCCCCGACCGCCGCGCGCATGAAAGCCGCCGCCGAAAAAGCCGGGCGCGACGTGGGCTCCTACGTGCTCTTTATGGTGATCGCCGACGAAACCGACGAAGCGGCGCGCGCCAAATGGGAGCACTACAAAGCGGGTGCCGATGAAGAAGCGCTGTCATGGCTCACCGAGCAGAGTCAGAAAGATACCCGCTCCGGCGCGGATACCAACGTGCGTCAGATGGCGGACCCGACTTCGGCGGTCAATATCAATATGGGCACGCTGGTCGGCTCTTACGCGAGCGTCGCCCGGATGCTGGATGAAGTCGCCGCCGTGCCGGGCACCGAAGGCGTGCTGCTGACGTTCGACGATTTCCTGACCGGCATCGACGCCTTTGGCGAACACATTCAGCCGCTGATGCGCTGCCGCGATCATCTGCGCGTAACGCAGGAGGTGGCCTGA
- the rutR gene encoding HTH-type transcriptional regulator RutR yields MAQGAQKEETGKRSRAVAAKKQAILDAGLTLFSQFGLHGTSLEQVAERSGVSKTNLLYYFPSKEALYVAVLKHILDIWLAPLRAFRADLQPLAAISEYIRLKLEVSRDFPEASRLFCLEMLQGAPLLMAELQGDLKALVETKSAIISGWVASGKLAPVDPHHLIFMIWATTQHYADFATQVEAVTGATLADEAFFNRTVENVQRMIIEGIRVR; encoded by the coding sequence ATGGCACAAGGCGCGCAAAAAGAAGAGACGGGCAAACGTTCCAGGGCGGTGGCGGCGAAGAAACAGGCCATTCTGGACGCTGGTCTGACGCTGTTTTCCCAGTTCGGCCTGCACGGCACCAGTCTGGAACAGGTCGCGGAGCGCTCCGGCGTGTCCAAAACCAATCTGCTCTACTATTTTCCGTCCAAAGAGGCGCTGTATGTCGCGGTGCTGAAGCACATTCTGGATATCTGGCTGGCGCCGCTGCGGGCCTTTCGCGCGGATCTGCAGCCGCTCGCGGCCATCAGCGAATATATTCGCTTAAAGCTTGAGGTTTCGCGCGATTTCCCCGAAGCCTCTCGGCTGTTCTGCCTGGAGATGCTGCAGGGCGCGCCGCTCCTGATGGCTGAATTGCAGGGAGATTTAAAAGCGCTGGTGGAGACCAAATCGGCCATCATCAGCGGCTGGGTGGCAAGCGGCAAGCTCGCGCCCGTCGATCCGCACCATTTGATTTTTATGATCTGGGCCACGACCCAGCACTATGCTGATTTCGCCACTCAGGTGGAAGCCGTCACCGGCGCGACGCTCGCCGATGAAGCGTTTTTTAACCGCACCGTCGAGAATGTCCAGCGGATGATTATTGAAGGTATTCGGGTACGGTGA